AATTCAGAAAGCAGCTGCTTAAATGAATGTTCACCCTCACCCATCACAATAAAGTCGACATTTGGAAGTTTTTCCATCCATTCTAAAGTATCATAAGATACTTCAGGGCCACCGAATACAATCTGAATAGAAGGATCAATTTTTTTTATCATATTGACAACCTTAATGGTTTCTTCAATGTTCCAGATGTAACAACTAAATCCAATAATTGTTGGTTTTTGCTGATAGAGGTCTGAAACGATGTTCAAAACAGGATCCTTTATCGTATATTCCTTTAATTGGATGTTAAATTCCGGAGCAGCGAAAGCCTTTAAGCAACGGATTGCTAAGTTTGTATGTATATATTTAGCGTTTAAGGTACAACAAATAACGTTCATTGTAAAACTCCTTCGGTAAATTTAAAACAATAGTATATTATATCCTACTTTTTTAAAAATTCATAATCGGAATAAAAAGTGTCTGTTATACTACAGAAGTAAAGCTGTTATATACATAATATGCTAAATAAAAACCATATAAAATAACGTTTTAGTTAAATTTTTTAAAGGTGTTATAGAATTATTTTGCTAATGTTTGATTTTTGTCACAGCGTAATAAAATGATATATCCTACAATGAATTTGGGGAATTTATATTTTTGTATTTTCTGTGTTTTTTTGTATAAGAAGGGGAGGGACATTATGTCTATATTACAAAAGAAAAATGAGCTTGGTTTCTTTGAGATTCGTCTTGAATCAATTGGGGGGCTTGGAGCAAATTTAGCTGGAAAAATGTTAGCCGAGGCCGGAGTGCTAGGTCTAGGCTTGAACGGATCTAATTTCTCATCATATGGCTCTGAAAAGAAAGGTTCACCTGTTAAAAGTTTTATCCGTTATTGTGATCCAGATGTTGAAATAAGAGATCACAGCCCAATAGAGCAGCCACATATTGTTGCTGTATTTCATGAAGCACTATATAGAACAGTCGATGTCGTTAGCGGATTAAATGCTGATGGAATCGCACTTGTAAACACAGCTAGAGATTTTGATGAAGTGAAAAAGGATCTAAAGTTAGAATATGGCACACTTGCTATTGTCGACGCTTTAACGATTGCAGTTGAAGAAAAGACAAAAGTAAACACTGCGATGCTCGGTGCGTTATATCGTATTTGCGATTTTTTAGATCCTGATTCTATGAGAAACGTTATTCGCAAAACTTTTGAAAAAAAATACCCGCATTTAGTTGAACCGAATATTCGCACGTTTGACCGTGGCTATAATGAAGTTCAATTTAAAACCTATGATGTGCCAGAAGGGGCAGAAGGTAAAAGTTTTTCTCGGCCATTGCCACAATTAGGGTACATGACCCAGGAAATCGGCGGGGTAATGACTACTCAAGGTAATAGTATATTAAAAGATTTAAGTGGTTCACGACAAGGATTTCTTCCACAGTTTGAACAGGATAAATGTATCCACTGTGCTGCCTGCGATAATGTCTGTCCAGACTATT
This Neobacillus sp. YX16 DNA region includes the following protein-coding sequences:
- a CDS encoding 2-oxoacid:acceptor oxidoreductase family protein, encoding MSILQKKNELGFFEIRLESIGGLGANLAGKMLAEAGVLGLGLNGSNFSSYGSEKKGSPVKSFIRYCDPDVEIRDHSPIEQPHIVAVFHEALYRTVDVVSGLNADGIALVNTARDFDEVKKDLKLEYGTLAIVDALTIAVEEKTKVNTAMLGALYRICDFLDPDSMRNVIRKTFEKKYPHLVEPNIRTFDRGYNEVQFKTYDVPEGAEGKSFSRPLPQLGYMTQEIGGVMTTQGNSILKDLSGSRQGFLPQFEQDKCIHCAACDNVCPDYCFVWEAGEDKKGRRQMFLKGIDYQYCKGCLKCVEACPTDALGDLREMIGYADSNRVKQNFPYLAGGIS